The Pseudanabaena sp. ABRG5-3 genome includes the window TGATATATTTGTAAATGTGAGCGCGAGCTTACATAAAAAACAAGCTTTAAACCAAAACACAAAAATGACAACAGCAGTACAAAGACGTGAAAGCGCGTCACTGTGGGATCAATTTTGCAATTGGGTCACCAGCACCGAAAACCGCCTCTACGTAGGTTGGTTCGGCGTAATCATGATCCCTTGCTTACTCGCAGCGACCATTTGCTTCGTAATCGCCTTCATCGCAGCACCTCCCGTTGACATCGACGGTATCCGTGAACCAGTAGCAGGTAGCTTGCTATTCGGTAACAACATGATTTCTGGCGCAGTTGTACCTTCTTCAAACGCAATTGGCCTGCACTTTTACCCCATTTGGGAAGCAGATAGCCTTGATGAATGGCTATACAACGGTGGACCTTACCAATTGGTAATTTTCCACTTCTTGCTCGGAATTTTCTGCTACATGGGACGTGAATGGGAATTGTCATACCGCCTCGGTATGCGTCCTTGGATCGCAGTAGCATACTCCGCCCCCGTAGCAGCAGCAACCGCAGTATTCTTGATCTACCCAATCGGACAAGGATCCTTCTCTGACGGTATGCCTTTGGGTATCTCTGGTACATTCAACTTCATGATCGTATTCCAAGCAGAACACAACATCTTGATGCATCCTTTCCACATGTTGGGAGTAGCAGGTGTGTTTGGTGGTTCCTTGTTCAGTGCAATGCACGGTTCCTTGGTAACCTCCAGCTTGATTCGTGAAACCACCGAAAACGAAAGCCAAAACGCTGGTTACAAATTCGGACAAGAAGAAGAAACCTACAACATCGTTGCAGCTCACGGCTACTTCGGTCGCTTGATTTTCCAATACGCTTCTTTCAACAACAGCCGTCAATTGCACTTCTTCTTGGCACTATGGCCAGTAGTCGGCATTTGGTTCACCGCATTGGGCGTAAGCACAATGGCGTTCAACTTGAATGGCTTCAACTTCAACCAATCTATCTCTGATAGCCAAGGTCGTGTTGTACCTAGCTGGGCAGACGTAATCAACCGCGCAAACTTGGGTATGGAAGTAATGCACGAGCGTAATGCTCACAACTTCCCTCTCGATTTGGCTGCTGTTGATGTTGCTCCTGTTGCTATGAGCGCTCCTGCTATCAACGGTTAATCTTCTAACCTAGTCTTCTCGAAATAAAAAAGCCTCTCCTTGCGGAGAGGCTTTTTTATGTTTTCAATAACCTGAAATATATTGATCACTTTTTATGAGTAGGACTTACGCAGTAGCCCTGTAATAAATTACGGGCTAAAAGCTTAAACCCGTTGAAACGGGTTTAATAGGAGAGCTTTAGTCTGCTTTAGCTGACTTGAGCTTTGAGCCAAGAACTTGAGTTCTTGGTTAGTTTGCGTAAGTCCTAATGAGATTAAGGATGTAAAGCGATCGCTGTTAAAAAATTGGCTGCTTTGACAATAGGAATATTTTGGAAGGGATGTAAATCTAGAAGATCGGCATCTCCTGTAATGATGTAGTTAGCTTCACCACAGACTGCTAACTCTAAGAACTTATCATCTTTAGGATCTCGACAGGCTCGAATTTTCTGGTTGATTGTGACTCTTTCGACCTGCTGGCTTAACTCCGTTAGAAATTTATTACGCTGTTCTAAGGTGATGTATTTTTGGAGTTTGGGACGGCTGATGACGTTTTCTATTTCTGATTGAACTTCATCTGATATCAGCAGTATTGCTTGAGATGTGGCATAGTCAAAGATCTTCTGGGGCAATGAATTTACAGACATTAAGCCACTGATCAAGATATTGGTATCGATTACTAATCTTAGTTTAGTCATCCTTGAGGATTTCCTCTAAGATTTCGGGAGTAAGTCCCTTTTGTTGGGCTTCTAAACGAATCTCTTGGACTACTTTTTGTAGTGGGGTTGGTTGGGAAACACATTGCAAAAAGATGCTGACAAGAGTTTGTAAGGCTTGACGATTTTCAGGAGTTATATTTTGGTATGCATCGGCGATGGGGGCTTCGACTTGAAGGGTGATCGGTTTAAGCATGGTATGTCTATCTCTCATTCAGTGGTGGCAAGCTGTTGACAATTTTAACTGACTCGACACTGACGCGCACGATGCACTTAATGAGGTCGAGGATGTAGCGCGCGCGATCGCCTGATCATTCGTGAGGATTATTGACAATTCCCCTATCTTTGTCGCGGGTGAGTTGATAGCGTTCCATGATCAATTCTAGGTCGGGTTTGCCGTTGACGATTTATTCATAATAAGGTTTTGAAGTATATTTCTTGTTGATGTTTTAAAGAGGAGAAATATTTGGGAATCTCAGGTAAATTTAATTGGTCTAACGGGATTTTGCTAACTAGATTTTCTCTTTTAAATTTTGAAGTTTGCTTTTTTAATTTGATTTTCTGAGGGATTTCTTTAATTACAGCAAATTTTATTTCATAATCTGTTAAAAAATTTGTTTCTTCCCAAAATATTTGACCAACTTTTTGCAAATACTTATATAAGCAAAAAGCTCCTTTAAGCTGGTTGATGCTGTCTTTATTATCTGGATTTCCTGATTTTAATTCTAGGAAAATTGCAATCTTTTTGTTTTTTATATTGGTTAAAATAATATAATCGGCTCGTTTACGTTCGCCTTTCAAACCATTAAAAAAATTGAGGAGTGCTGGAAATTCATCAGCTTTAAGAATAAATGTTTCTTTTGGTAGCCCTTTGATTTTAATGGAATACGAGTTGTTATCAATATTTTCAGTGAGCGTTACTTCATTGCTAGAGTTTGGTAAGGGTATTAGAGGGATTTCTACATTGTTTGAAATTAATTCAGATAATATTTGATGATCTTTTTCCCACATCAGAGTTCTTCTCCGTAGACAATGGCTTCTTGGATGCGGTTCATTTTATCGATTTCAGTATCAAAACTAGAAATTTCGATTCCTAGTTCTGGATCGATACTAGCAAGAACTAGAGTCTGACAACGAGTACGCCTTGACTTTCCATTTACCTGAATTAACTCTTCTTTAGCAATATAGGCTCTTATTTTAGATGGGTTTAATAATTCATTAGACTGGTAGCCTTCTTGTACTGCAATTTCTTTGATGTGGAGTTTGTCTGAGTTAAGCATAATCAATGTATTCAACTCTTTAACGATATAGTCGCTATGAGTTGTTACAAATATTTTGATGCCATAATTGACTAATTTAGCAATTAACCTCGCCACTAGTCTTTGATTCTCAGGATGTAGATTTAGTTCTGGTTCATCGATCATTAACAAATCGCCTTTCTTAGCTATATGTTTTAGATAAAAGCCAATATCTAAAAGCGATCGCACAGAACTAGAGCTTTCATCCATTGTCAGTTTAAGCTTTTTATTGCTATTGGGCGTGTAGTATATTTCATCATTTTTACTAACTGTATATTGACCGCCAATAATATTTGAAAAATCATCTAGAATATCACTGTTTTCTTGACTAAGTTGACTTTTCCTTTTGAAGACCGATGCTAAAGTTCTGACAAATTCGACATTTGCTTTAATGGGAATGGCATAATCGCTATATCCTTGCTTAAATAACAACTCTATGCGATCTGTTTCTTTCTCAACTTGATGCAATTCCGATAGAAGGCGATTTCTAGCGAAGTTAAGTTCTTTATGAAAAATAGCCGCGCCTGTGCGTTCAGCACTAGCAATAAAAGGGCGCGGAAAAAATTTATCGAAAATAATGATTTTAATGGAATCACCAATGAATCTTTTGATGATTGCCTTGGGAATTTGTAAATCTTTCTTATCGGTTAATAATGTAACAACTACATCAAAACTGCCTTTGTTTTTAGTAAGAGAAAAGATTCTCAGGTCAGAGTCAGCCGAACCAATCTGATCGTTATAATCAATATCTACTGCATCAGCATCAATATCTAGTTCGATCTTAAATTTTGTATCTTTGAAGCGATCTTGATTTGCGGCGAAAGTTTCAAAAATATCTTCAGAATAAGCTATAGATGCTTGGGCAAGAATGGATTTATGGGAGGCAATATATTCTAATAGGCTAATGTTTGCTACTCCAATATTTAGAAGTTGATTAACGACTTCTTCGCTAACCTCTATTTGTAAGGTATTTCGCCATACGGTTAAAAAACCAAATATGGCATAGGTTACATAGGTTTTGCCTGTGTTGTTGCTGCCACAAATGAGGGTTAGATCTCCTAACTCTAGTTCTGCGTATTCGATTACGCCTAAATTTTGGACTGTAATTTTCATTTCTATCTCTCATTCAATGGTGGCAAGCTATTCACAATTTTAACGGACTCGACACTTACGCGCACGATGCGCTTAACCAGATCGATGATGTAGCGCGGGTCGTCTGACCAGTCGTTGGGATTGTTGGTGATGCCGCTATCTTTGTCGCGGGTAAGTTGATAGCGTTCCATGATCCATTCTAGGGCGGGTTTGCCGTTGACAATGTATTCGTAGGCTTGTAGGGGTATGCCTGAGAGGGTGATTTTGCTGTTGTAGATGATGGTGGTTTTGTCTACGGCTTTGTTGCGGTTGGGGAATTTCATGCGCTCTACGCGATAGTCTTTGTCTTCGAGATAGAGTTCGCTTTTGAATTCCTCTAATGGATATGGTTCTATATTTTCATAGTTGAGATGCCATTGGGCGAGGTTGCGTCCTGCGGTGCTGAAGCTGTGGAAGTCGGCGGCGTAGGGGATGCGGGGCAGCATTTTTTTGAGGTCGGCGGCGAAGCGTTGTTTGTATTCGGGGCTATGGAGGATGCCATAAATGTAATAGAAGATGTCTTCTTTGGTAATATTTTGGTCTTGATAGGTGGTTTGGAAGTCGCTGAGGATGGTGTCGGGGATGTTTTCTTTTTTGGTGTAGCCTGTTTGGGAGGAAAAGAGTGAGGTTTGATCGGTTGGGTCGGGTTTTTCATAGGTATAAAGTGGGAAGCATTGACCAGTATCATGTAAGTGTAAATTTGGGATTGCATCGGTAATAAGTGCTGAGAATCCTTTGCTTGCTCCGATTCCAGTTACGCTGATTACTAAGTTTTCTAGATTTTGATTAGGGAAAATCTTAGGTATTTGGTAAAGGCGATTATTTAAGTCTTTATTAAAATAATAGGCTTGCTTACAAAATGGTCGATACATACTTTGAACAACTTCGTCGGAGTTAAAAGTATGTATTACAAACTTAGCAAAATCATCTTTAAGTTCACCAGTCCAGCTTATATTTTTTGGATCGGTATCAATAAAAGATTCTAGTTTTTTCTGGCGTTGTTGCATAAAAAGGGGAAGAGAAGGTAAATTAGATAAAAATCAGGAGATGGAGTCCCAGCTAATGAAAGAGAAATATCAGGTTCGCAACTGGGCAGAGTATAACGCAGGGCTAAAACAAAGAGGAAGCCTAACTTTTTGGATTAGCGAAGAAGTAATTGAAAGCTGGTTAAACCAAACATTAAGCGGAAAACGGGGTGCTTCAAATGATTATAGTGATATAGCAATCGCGACATTCATCACAGTCAAAGCGGTATATCAACAAGCAGGAAGACAAACGCAAGGACTGTTAGCGTCACTATTTACCTTGATGGGCATAGATTTACCAGTCCCAGACCACAGCACCGTATCAAGACGGACAGCAAGTTTAAGCGTGACATTACCAGTAATCCCCAAACAGGGAGCAGTGCATGTAGTAGTTGATTCGACAGGGATCAAAGTCTATGGAGAAGGGGAATGGAAAACACGGCAGCATGGGATTAGCAAGAGACGGACATGGCGCAAATTACACCTTGGAGGCGATGAATCTACAGGAGAAATACTGGCTGCGGTCGTCACTATGAATGATTGCCATGATGGTGAAGTACTTGCCGATATTCTCGAAGGCATTGATGCTGAGATCGCTCAAGTTTCCGCAGATGGAGCCTATGACCATCGCCATTGTTATGACGAGATTGCTCAACATGGAGCTAAAGCCGTGATTCCTCCCCGCAAAGATGCCAAAATCTGGCAGCATGGCAATACCAATGCTCCTCCCCATCCCCGTGACCAAAACCTGCGCTATATCCGTAAACATGGGCGCAAAAAATGGAAACGTGACTCAGGTTATCATCGACGTTCTTTGGCAGAAACCACGATGTTTCGTTTCAAAAAAATCTTTGGGGCTACTTTATCTTCTCGTAAATTTGACAATCAGGCGGTTGAGTTGTTCATCAAATGTGCTGCACTCAATCGCATGATTCAACTTGCTAAACCTCTCTCTTCTCCTGTTACTCGTTGATTATCTTTCCTAAGTTATTCTTTCTCATCCCTTATTTTTATTCATGCAACAAAGCCGTTTTTTCTTCCTATCTTCATTGCTAGTAATGTTTTTGCTTTCTAAATATGATTGAAATTCTTTAAGTTGGGAATTATAGAAATCAATCATCTTTGTCATATTACTAATCACTGACTTTCGAGAAAAGTTGTAAACCCAATTGTCACGATTTGATTTGATTCCACTTGAATGCAAGTCAAAAATAGTCTTTGTTGATTTGTCTTTTTTATCGCCTAATGAGATAAATTCATCAAATGCTGGATCGCGTTGATTTATCCAGTCTTGGCTGTCGTTGGGGAGCAGTGAATCCCAGTTAATGCTTGTGAAACTGCCAAAACTTTTAATTTTGTCTAGCTTTTCTTCACGGCTCAAATAATCGCCAATATCGTGATAAAGAAGTTGATGCTGTCCTGCTTTTTCAGGATTTTTGATCAGTAAAGTTATGGCGATAGTTGTGCGCGTTCCTTCACCAAAAACACTACCCTTTTCCATGCGTCTCTGTTCGCCTGAAGTTCGTGCATTCCCTCGCAAATTGAAACAATAAACGCTTGTAAACTCATCGGTTAGACATTTACGCAATCCATCCATTGCATTGTTATCAATAAAAGAACCATTCGTCACAAAACAAACAATCCCACGATCCTTGATTCTGTCACTTGCCCAACGGATCGCCCGAATATAGGAATCATAGAGACTATTTTTTAACGTAGCACTGGAATATTTTGCATAAGTATCCCGAATCTTGTCATCTAAAGCAGGATACTTGAGATTTTTATTACCATCATTCTCGCTAGTCTGCCCCGCCGAATAAGGCGGATTGCCAATAATGACCCGAATATCATTATTTCGCTGCCTCACCACACGCTGATTATTTTCAGGAAACATCACCTCATTCAAAGTCCCCTGACTCTCAAACATCTGAAATGTGTCAGTAAGGACTATGCCGTTAAAGGGTTGGTAAGAAGAGGGAGTTCCCTCTAACTCCCCAGAAAGAACCCCCTCTAACTCCCCCTTGAAAGGGGGAGAACCTTGAATCTCGCTCTGGCTCTTACTTCTGCCTCCCCCCTTTGAAGGGGGGACTGAGGGGGGTAAATCCTTCTGGGGGATTGAGGGGGATCTCCTCAAATCATGAAACGCCGCCTCAATATTAATCGCCGCGATGTAATACGCCAACAACACAATCTCATTCGCATGAAGCTCCTGCCGATACTTCCGCTCCAAATCCTGCGGCGCAATCAAACCATTCTGCAACAACCGCACCATAAAAGTCCCCGTCCCCGTAAACGGCTCGAGAATATGCACATTATCATCCGTCAAACCCACCTCAAACTCCTGACGTAGCGCATCATCTGCACTTCGCACAATAAAATCCACCACCTCCACAGGCGTATACACAATACCCAACCGTTCCGCCATGCGTGGAAAAGCATTCTTAAAAAACTTATCGTAAAGCTCAATAATAATTTTCTGCTTACCCTCAGCATTATCAATCCCACTCGCTCGCGTCTTCACACTCGCATAAAACTTATCCAAAGTTGCAATCTCTTTACCCAACGACTGCCCCTCCAAAGCATCCAGCATCTTTTGCATCGCAATCGAAACAGGATTTAATTGCGTAAATTGATAATCCTCAAACAACGCATCAAACACAGGCTTGGTGATCAAATGCTGAGACAACATCTCGATCGCATCGGATTCACTAATACTGGGATTGAGATTACAGCGCAAACCCTCCAAAAAATCATCAAAAGCTTGACGGTGCGTAGCTTCCGAACTAGCCAATAAAGCCTTAATCCGTGACGTATGGCGATCGGCAATTTGCGCCACATCCTTCGCCCAATCTTCCCAATAACGGCGATCGCCACATTTAACGACAATCTTGGCATAGATCGCATCGCGCCACTCTTCCAATTGCGGAAAATTTAGCGTCATTTGTTTCGTTTTCGGCTCACCCTTCCCGACCTTCTCAACATCATCAGACGCGCCGCCACCCGTCACCCCAATCACATCCACTTGCGGCGGTCTAGTTTCATTCAATTCGATTTTGTTGATAATCGCATTAAAGCGATCGTCATGGGCGCGTAACGCTTGCAACACCTGCCAGACAACTTTATATTTCTCATGATCCTTCAGCGCCTCCTCTGGAGTCATATCCGCAGGAATGCCAATCGGCAAAATAATATAACCATACTTCTTGCCCTCCGCCCTTCGCATCACCCGCCCCACCGACTGCACCACATCGACGACCGAGTTACGCGGCGACAGAAAAATCACAGCATCCAAGGCTGGCACATCCACCCCTTCCGACAAACATCGCGCATTCGAGAGAATCCGACAGAGATTCCCCTGACTGCTGGTGTCCGCCTTCAGCCAATCTAGCTTTTGATTGCGAACCATTACATTTTGCTTACCGTCAACGTGCTGCACTTCACAGGGCAGAATCTCCTCATCAGGATGCGTCTTTTGATATTCCTCAATAATTTGCGAAAACATCTCCGTAAATCTCTTCTCAGAAGCAGCGATCGTCCCTGCAAAAGCCACAGCACGGCGCATTGGTGCAGTATCTCCCTGCACATCTTCGCGATCGCTTTCCGCCGCAAATCGCTTCGACAATCCATTCCAACAGCCCGTAATCTTGACCGCGTCCTCTAACCTGAGTTCGTTATTGTCATCGGCTAACTGACGCTGAAAAGTAGCACTGACATACTTCTCATCCACAGCCAACACCATCACCTTATAATCCGTCAACAGCCCCGTCGCCACCGCCTCCGCAAATCCTAAGCGATGGAACTCTTGCCCATAGATTTTCTCATCATCCATCGAACAGATGATCGCATCATTTTCCTTAGCCTTACTCTTAGCCGAATCAGCATAAAGCCTCGGTGTCGCCGTCATATACAGCCGCTTTTTCGCCTTAATGAAATCCTGATCATGCACCTTCACAAAATGCGAATCATCATCCCCCGCCAAAGTCACGCCCGTAGTCCGATGCGCTTCATCGCAAGTAATCAAATCAAACTCTGGTAATCCTTTCTTCTGTGCATCAGCGATCGCTTGAATAGATTGATAAGTAGAAAAGATTACTGTAAGCAGAGGTTCTGCCCTCACCCTAAATCCCTCTCCCAAAGAGGGAGAGGGACTTTGAGCCTTTTCTTGCTCCCCTTCTCCCGTTCTGGGAGAAGGGGCTGGGGGATGAGGGCAAAGCGCCTGATATCTCCCCACAATTACATCAACATCCGTCGTCGCAGGAAAAGCCAAATCACGGGCGCTAATATCCTCCGTATCCGACTTCTTCGACACCTTCGCATCGGAACAAACCGCAATACTCTGTAACTTCACCGTTGCCTCCGCCGACCATTCCCGTAAAGTCTGCGACAGTAGCGAAATCGAAGGCACTAAAAATAAAACCGTAGCGCGACCCTTCTCAATGGCAAACTTCTCCGCAATCTGCAAAGCCGTATAGGTCTTACCCGTCCCGCAAGCCATGATCAGTTTACCGCGATCGCCTGTCTCAAAACCCGCCATCACCTTTTCCAGAGACATACTCTGATGCGGTCTAATCGACTTCTTCGGCTTTAACGGCAAAACTGGCGCGGGGCGCGTCTCTATATCATCATCACTAATACTCGTAGAAACACTCTGCACGGCATAGCGCAAATTTTGCGAACTCACCTGACTCCAATCCACAGGGCTTTGATCGAGATCATACAAACTCAGGCGATCGACTGGAATATGCTGATTTTTCAGAGCATCTTCGGCATTCTTACCCCAACCGCAAGTCGTCACAATCAACCGATGCGTAAACGGTGCTTTCCCCGAAGCCGTAAAAAATGAATCAATATCCCCCTTATCCAACACATGATCAGGCTGATAGCACTTGCACTGAATCGCCCAGTATTCACCTGTAGCACGTTCCTGAGCAACTAAATCAATACCCAAATCTCCCTTCTTGCCACGCAACGGGAAATCCATCCATAACCACACCCGTTTAAACAGTTCAGCATATTGCGGATCGGTTCGCAAATACGCCAATATCAGATTTTCAAACTTATCACCTAGATCACGAGTTGAGGTTGCCTCTTGACGAAACTGCTCAAGAATATGGTGAATGGTGACAGTCATATTAAATTTATGCAAATTTTTAGCAAATATTAGCATATTCTGCGTATTTGCTTGTACCTATAGCAAGGCAAGAGATAGCTAGAGATGAGTGGCGGTACGAAGGGCCGCTACTCATCTTTTTGGTTTACAAAACTTACATTGCTATAGATAGTCAATCAGAACGGATAAAGTCCCGATGGACGGTAATTAGCCAAATTGCGATCGGGTATCCCTACAGATAGATTAGTCTTAAAAAGACTTTACAAAAATACATAGTCAACATTACATTTAGTTACATAGCGCAAGCTAATCATAAATTTTTAATTCACCGCAATCATAAAACAATGACAACAGCAGTACAAAGACGTGAAAGCGCGTCACTGTGGGATCAATTTTGCAATTGGGTCACCAGCACCGAAAACCGCCTCTACGTAGGTTGGTTCGGCGTAATCATGATCCCTTGCTTACTCGCAGCGACCATTTGCTTCGTAATCGCCTTCATCGCAGCACCTCCCGTTGACATCGACGGTATCCGTGAACCAGTAGCAGGTAGCTTGCTATTCGGTAACAACATGATTTCTGGCGCAGTTGTACCTTCTTCAAACGCAATTGGCCTGCACTTTTACCCCATTTGGGAAGCAGATAGCCTTGATGAATGGCTATACAACGGTGGACCTTACCAATTGGTAATTTTCCACTTCTTGCTCGGAATTTTCTGCTACATGGGACGTGAATGGGAATTGTCATACCGCCTCGGTATGCGTCCTTGGATCGCAGTAGCATACTCCGCCCCCGTAGCAGCAGCAACCGCAGTATTCTTGATCTACCCAATCGGACAAGGATCCTTCTCTGACGGTATGCCTTTGGGTATCTCTGGTACATTCAACTTCATGATCGTATTCCAAGCAGAACACAACATCTTGATGCATCCTTTCCACATGTTGGGAGTAGCAGGTGTGTTTGGTGGTTCCTTGTTCAGTGCAATGCACGGTTCCTTGGTAACCTCCAGCTTGATTCGTGAAACCACCGAAAACGAAAGCCAAAACGCTGGTTACAAATTCGGACAAGAAGAAGAAACCTACAACATCGTTGCAGCTCACGGCTACTTCGGTCGCTTGATTTTCCAATACGCTTCTTTCAACAACAGCCGTCAATTGCACTTCTTCTTGGCACTATGGCCAGTAGTCGGCATTTGGTTCACCGCATTGGGCGTAAGCACAATGGCGTTCAACTTGAATGGCTTCAACTTCAACCAATCTATCTCTGATAGCCAAGGTCGTGTTGTACCTAGCTGGGCAGACGTAATCAACCGCGCAAACTTGGGTATGGAAGTAATGCACGAGCGTAATGCTCACAACTTCCCTCTCGATTTGGCTGCTGTTGATGTTGCTCCTGTTGCTATGAGCGCTCCTGCTATCAACGGTTAATCTTCGAGTTTACTCTCTAAAAACAAAAAAGCCTCTCCGCAAGGAGGGGCTTTTTTATTGGTTAGGATTTTATAGAAGGCGATCGTCTTTTTCTTGCTGATTTCCCTCCTTAAGTTAATTGTAAGTAATTTTAGAAAACAAATGCTAGTATAAATATTACCTAAAATTATGCCTTAACATTTCCAGATATGCCGCTAAGTTGGAATGAGATTAAGCAAAGAGCAATCGCCTTTTCTAAGGAGTGGGAAAATGAGACTTCAGAGAAGTCAGAATCTCAATCTTTCTGGAATGAATTTTTTAATGTGTTTGGTATTTCACGGCGGCGGGTGGGGAGTTTTGAGCTACCAATTAAAAAAGCAGATAACAAACAAGGGTTTATCGATCTGCTGTGGAAGGGGACGATTTTGGTGGAGCATAAGTCTAGGGGCAAGGACTTAGACAAGGCGACTCAACAGGCTAAGGATTATTTTCCAAATTTAAAGGAGCATGAGTTACCCAAATATATTTTGGTGTCGGATTTCCAAAAATTTAGGCTCTATGATTTGGATACGGATGTTAATCATGAGTTCGAGTTAAAGGATTTTGTGAACCATGTGCATCTATTCGGCTTTATGGCGGGATATGAGAAACGGGTTTATAAGGATGAAGATCCTGTCAATATCGAAGCGGCGGAGTTGATGGGTAAGCTACACGATCGCCTCAAGGAGATTGGCTATAGTGGACATGATTTGGAGATGTATCTGGTGCGGCTGTTGTTCTGTATGTTTGCGGATGATACGGGGATTTTTAATAAGGGGATTTTTTGGGAATATATCGATCTCCATACTAAGGAAGATGGTAGCGATTTAGCCATGCACATTGCTTCGATTTTTCATGTTTTGAATACACCAAATGATCGTCGCTTAAAGAATCTAGATGAAAATTTGGCGCAGTTTCCCTATGTGAATGGGAAGTTATTTGAGGAGATGGTGCAACCTGCGGCGTTTGATCGTGATATGCGGGAGATGTTGTTAAAGGCTTGTGGCTTTGACTGGGGGAAGATTTCGCCTGCAATTTTTGGCTCGATGTTTCA containing:
- the psbA gene encoding photosystem II q(b) protein, producing the protein MTTAVQRRESASLWDQFCNWVTSTENRLYVGWFGVIMIPCLLAATICFVIAFIAAPPVDIDGIREPVAGSLLFGNNMISGAVVPSSNAIGLHFYPIWEADSLDEWLYNGGPYQLVIFHFLLGIFCYMGREWELSYRLGMRPWIAVAYSAPVAAATAVFLIYPIGQGSFSDGMPLGISGTFNFMIVFQAEHNILMHPFHMLGVAGVFGGSLFSAMHGSLVTSSLIRETTENESQNAGYKFGQEEETYNIVAAHGYFGRLIFQYASFNNSRQLHFFLALWPVVGIWFTALGVSTMAFNLNGFNFNQSISDSQGRVVPSWADVINRANLGMEVMHERNAHNFPLDLAAVDVAPVAMSAPAING
- a CDS encoding putative toxin-antitoxin system toxin component, PIN family, which gives rise to MTKLRLVIDTNILISGLMSVNSLPQKIFDYATSQAILLISDEVQSEIENVISRPKLQKYITLEQRNKFLTELSQQVERVTINQKIRACRDPKDDKFLELAVCGEANYIITGDADLLDLHPFQNIPIVKAANFLTAIALHP
- a CDS encoding AAA family ATPase — encoded protein: MKITVQNLGVIEYAELELGDLTLICGSNNTGKTYVTYAIFGFLTVWRNTLQIEVSEEVVNQLLNIGVANISLLEYIASHKSILAQASIAYSEDIFETFAANQDRFKDTKFKIELDIDADAVDIDYNDQIGSADSDLRIFSLTKNKGSFDVVVTLLTDKKDLQIPKAIIKRFIGDSIKIIIFDKFFPRPFIASAERTGAAIFHKELNFARNRLLSELHQVEKETDRIELLFKQGYSDYAIPIKANVEFVRTLASVFKRKSQLSQENSDILDDFSNIIGGQYTVSKNDEIYYTPNSNKKLKLTMDESSSSVRSLLDIGFYLKHIAKKGDLLMIDEPELNLHPENQRLVARLIAKLVNYGIKIFVTTHSDYIVKELNTLIMLNSDKLHIKEIAVQEGYQSNELLNPSKIRAYIAKEELIQVNGKSRRTRCQTLVLASIDPELGIEISSFDTEIDKMNRIQEAIVYGEEL
- a CDS encoding type ISP restriction/modification enzyme; protein product: MQQRQKKLESFIDTDPKNISWTGELKDDFAKFVIHTFNSDEVVQSMYRPFCKQAYYFNKDLNNRLYQIPKIFPNQNLENLVISVTGIGASKGFSALITDAIPNLHLHDTGQCFPLYTYEKPDPTDQTSLFSSQTGYTKKENIPDTILSDFQTTYQDQNITKEDIFYYIYGILHSPEYKQRFAADLKKMLPRIPYAADFHSFSTAGRNLAQWHLNYENIEPYPLEEFKSELYLEDKDYRVERMKFPNRNKAVDKTTIIYNSKITLSGIPLQAYEYIVNGKPALEWIMERYQLTRDKDSGITNNPNDWSDDPRYIIDLVKRIVRVSVESVKIVNSLPPLNER
- a CDS encoding IS5 family transposase, with amino-acid sequence MKEKYQVRNWAEYNAGLKQRGSLTFWISEEVIESWLNQTLSGKRGASNDYSDIAIATFITVKAVYQQAGRQTQGLLASLFTLMGIDLPVPDHSTVSRRTASLSVTLPVIPKQGAVHVVVDSTGIKVYGEGEWKTRQHGISKRRTWRKLHLGGDESTGEILAAVVTMNDCHDGEVLADILEGIDAEIAQVSADGAYDHRHCYDEIAQHGAKAVIPPRKDAKIWQHGNTNAPPHPRDQNLRYIRKHGRKKWKRDSGYHRRSLAETTMFRFKKIFGATLSSRKFDNQAVELFIKCAALNRMIQLAKPLSSPVTR